Genomic DNA from Marinobacter sp. LV10MA510-1:
GATCGAGGGCTAAGTTATGGCTATCCGACAGTTTCTCGACGGAATCGAGCATCATTTTGAAAAAGGCGGTCGTCACGAGCGTTGGTACGCGCTCTACGAAGCGGTAGACACCATTTTCTACTCGCCCAGTTCGGTCACCAAATCCACATCTCACGTGCGTGATGGCATTGATCTGAAACGCATCATGATTACGGTGTGGCTGTGCACTTTCCCGGCCATGTTTTTCGGCATGTGGAACATCGGCTTTCAGGCCAACAGCTACCTGGCTACCAGTCCGGAGGCTTTGGTCGGAGACGGCGGACTGCGCACCTTGTTTATCAACGCTTTTGCGGTAACCGGCGCGGGTGCTGGCTTGCTGGATAATTTCATCTACGGTATGGCCTACTTTATTCCCATCTACGTGGTGACCTTTGTGGTTGGCGGGTTCTGGGAAGTGATGTTTGCCACCGTGCGTCGCCATGAAATCAACGAAGGCTTTTTCGTAACCTCGATTTTGTTTGCGCTGATTTGCCCGCCTACCGTGCCTTTATGGCAAGTGGCTTTAGGCATTACCTTCGGTATCGTCATCGGTAAAGAAGTGTTTGGCGGAACCGGCAAAAACTTCCTCAACCCGGCGCTGACCGGCCGTGCTTTTTTGTACTTCGCCTACCCGGCGCAGATCTCCGGTGACACGGTATGGACTGCGGTTGACGGGTTTAGTGGTGCAACCTCCCTGAGCTGGGCTGCCAGCGGTGGTATGGAAGCTCTGGAAACCCAGATTGGCTGGATGAACGCGTTTATGGGCACCATTCAGGGTTCCATGGGTGAAACCTCGACCCTGGCGGTGTTGGCCGGTGGCGCGGTGCTGCTGATCATGAAAATAGCCTCTTACCGGATTGTTGGGGGTGTGTTGCTCGGCATGATTGCCACCTCGTTGCTGATGAACGTGGTGGGTTCGGAAACCAACCCCATGTTTGCCGTGCCAGCGCACTGGCACCTGGTAATCGGTGGTTTTGCCTTCGGCATGATGTTTATGGCGACGGACCCGGTATCGTCTGCCATGACCAATACCGGCCGCTGGTGCTTCGGCATTCTGGTGGGCGTGATGACTATTCTGATACGCGTAGTAAACCCGGCCTTCCCTGAGGGCATTATGCTGGCGATTCTGTTCGCCAACCTGTTTGCCCCGCTGATGGACCACTACGTTGTTCAGGCCAATGTTAAACGGAGGCTCGCCCGTGGCTAAAGTTAAAGAAACAGTCTCCAGAACGTTATTGGTCGCTTTGGTACTGAGTATCGTGTTTTCAGTTATCGTCTCGACCGCCGCAGTAATGCTGCGCCCGGCACAGATCAAAAATCAAAACCTGGACATTAAAACCAATATTCTGGCGGCCTCGGGCATGTTGCCGGAAGCTGCCAGTGCCGAGCAGATCGAAGATATCTTCACCCGCTTTGATGTCCGTCTGGTGGATTTGGATTCTGGCGCCTTTGTCGAGCCTGAATCGGTCAATGTGCAAGACCCGATGAAGTACGACATGTACAAAGCTGCGTCTAACCCGGATATGTCCACCAACATTCCTCCCAAGGAAGACCTGGCGGGCATCAAGCGTCGCCCTAACGTAGCCAAGGTCTATCTGCTGCGCGAAGGCGATCAGGTGAAGCGCGTTGTACTGCCGGTTCACGGTTATGGTTTGTGGTCCACTCTGTATGGCTTTGTATCCCTTGAGGGCGACTTGAACACCATCGAAGGCCTGGGCTTTTATGCCCACGCAGAAACGCCGGGCCTGGGTGGTGAGGTGGATAACCCGCGCTGGAAGTCCCAGTGGGTGGGTAAGCAGCTTTACGACGAAAACAAAACCGAGCCGCAGATCCGCCTGGTAAAAGGCGGTGTTGATGCCAATACTGCGAACAAGCAACACAAAGTGGACGCGCTTTCCGGTGCCACCTTGACCAGTCGCGGTGTGGAGCATCTTGTAAATTATTGGATGGGTGATCGTGGCTACGCGGCGTTCCTCAAGAAACTTCGTGAAGGGGAGGTCTGATCATGTCCGAAATGACCGCGAAACAAGTTCTGTTTGAACCGATTTTCAGTAACAACCCGATTGGATTGCAGATTCTGGGTATCTGTTCTGCGCTGGCGGTAACCACCAGCATGAACGTCACCATCGTTATGTGTCTGTCCGTTATTGCGGTAACCGCGTTTTCCAACCTGGCGGTATCGCTGGTGCGGGCACAGATTCCGAACAGTATTCGTATCATCGCCCAAATGACCATCATCGCTTCTCTGGTAATCGTGGTGGATCAGTTTCTGAAGGCCTACGCCTATGAAGTATCCAAGCAGCTGTCGGTCTTCGTTGGTCTGATCATCACCAACTGCATCGTTATGGGCCGTGCCGAAGGTTTCGCCATGAAGAACGGGCCTTGGCTGAGCTTCCTTGACGGCATCGGCAACGGTATGGGCTATTCGGTGATGCTGCTATTTGTCGCCTTCTTCCGTGAGCTGCTGGGCGCAGGTGCGCTGTTTGGCGTTACCTTGATGACACCAGTAAGTCAGGGCGGTTGGTACGTCCCCAACGGGCTGCTGCTGTTGCCGCCGAGCGCGTTCTTTATTATTGGCTTGGCAATCTGGGCCCTGCGCGCCTGGAAACCCGAGCAAGTGGAAGAGGCAGACTTCAAAATGTCCCGCCACACCCATAAGGAGGCCTTCTGATGGAACACTACATCAGTCTGCTGATTAAGGCTATTTTCGTTGAAAACATGGCTTTGGCCTTCTTCTTGGGTATGTGTACCTTCCTGGCGATCTCTAAGAAAATTGAAGCCGCAACCGGTCTGGGTATTGCCGTGGTGGTAGTTCTGACCCTCACTGTGCCGGTGAACAACCTGATCTACAACAACATCCTGCGTGAAGGCGCGTTGTCTTGGGC
This window encodes:
- a CDS encoding Na(+)-translocating NADH-quinone reductase subunit C, which gives rise to MAKVKETVSRTLLVALVLSIVFSVIVSTAAVMLRPAQIKNQNLDIKTNILAASGMLPEAASAEQIEDIFTRFDVRLVDLDSGAFVEPESVNVQDPMKYDMYKAASNPDMSTNIPPKEDLAGIKRRPNVAKVYLLREGDQVKRVVLPVHGYGLWSTLYGFVSLEGDLNTIEGLGFYAHAETPGLGGEVDNPRWKSQWVGKQLYDENKTEPQIRLVKGGVDANTANKQHKVDALSGATLTSRGVEHLVNYWMGDRGYAAFLKKLREGEV
- a CDS encoding NADH:ubiquinone reductase (Na(+)-transporting) subunit B, with the translated sequence MAIRQFLDGIEHHFEKGGRHERWYALYEAVDTIFYSPSSVTKSTSHVRDGIDLKRIMITVWLCTFPAMFFGMWNIGFQANSYLATSPEALVGDGGLRTLFINAFAVTGAGAGLLDNFIYGMAYFIPIYVVTFVVGGFWEVMFATVRRHEINEGFFVTSILFALICPPTVPLWQVALGITFGIVIGKEVFGGTGKNFLNPALTGRAFLYFAYPAQISGDTVWTAVDGFSGATSLSWAASGGMEALETQIGWMNAFMGTIQGSMGETSTLAVLAGGAVLLIMKIASYRIVGGVLLGMIATSLLMNVVGSETNPMFAVPAHWHLVIGGFAFGMMFMATDPVSSAMTNTGRWCFGILVGVMTILIRVVNPAFPEGIMLAILFANLFAPLMDHYVVQANVKRRLARG
- a CDS encoding NADH:ubiquinone reductase (Na(+)-transporting) subunit D, with the protein product MSEMTAKQVLFEPIFSNNPIGLQILGICSALAVTTSMNVTIVMCLSVIAVTAFSNLAVSLVRAQIPNSIRIIAQMTIIASLVIVVDQFLKAYAYEVSKQLSVFVGLIITNCIVMGRAEGFAMKNGPWLSFLDGIGNGMGYSVMLLFVAFFRELLGAGALFGVTLMTPVSQGGWYVPNGLLLLPPSAFFIIGLAIWALRAWKPEQVEEADFKMSRHTHKEAF